A section of the Chloroflexota bacterium genome encodes:
- a CDS encoding protoheme IX farnesyltransferase has protein sequence MLIQAFPFAGHLRDYIALTKPRIISLLLVTAIAGMVVAAQGWPDPITLLLVTLCGYLAAGGANSLNHGAERDLDRSMRRTSRRPVASGRVPPRHAIGFGIILNVLAFAILATFLNLLTAVLALSGTLIYLFVYTFGLKRITPQNIVIGGAAGAVPPLVGWAAVTGSLELPALVLFAIIFIWTPPHFWALALLIKDDYARAGLPMLPVVAGPAATKRQILIYSFVLVGVTIAFAFTGVVGSMYLVIASASGAGFLVLALRLARSEGIEGAKSLYLYSIAYLAAVFLGAMLDVLAGGFLAA, from the coding sequence ATGTTGATCCAGGCCTTTCCCTTCGCCGGGCACCTGCGCGACTACATCGCGCTGACCAAGCCGCGGATCATCTCGCTGCTGCTTGTTACCGCCATCGCCGGGATGGTCGTCGCGGCCCAGGGGTGGCCCGATCCGATCACGTTGCTGCTGGTGACCCTCTGCGGGTACCTGGCCGCCGGTGGAGCCAACTCGCTGAACCACGGCGCGGAACGGGATTTGGACCGGAGCATGCGGCGGACCAGCCGACGCCCGGTCGCCAGCGGCCGGGTACCGCCCCGGCACGCGATCGGCTTCGGAATCATCCTCAACGTCCTGGCGTTCGCGATCCTGGCAACGTTCCTGAATCTTTTGACCGCCGTGCTCGCTCTGAGCGGCACTCTGATCTATCTGTTCGTGTACACGTTCGGGCTCAAGCGGATCACTCCGCAGAACATCGTCATCGGAGGTGCGGCCGGCGCGGTCCCTCCGCTGGTAGGCTGGGCGGCGGTAACCGGATCGCTCGAACTGCCGGCGCTGGTCCTCTTCGCGATCATCTTCATCTGGACGCCGCCCCATTTCTGGGCCCTGGCGCTGTTGATCAAGGACGATTACGCGCGAGCCGGATTGCCCATGCTCCCGGTCGTGGCCGGACCGGCGGCCACCAAGCGACAGATCCTGATCTACTCCTTCGTGCTGGTGGGCGTGACGATCGCGTTCGCCTTCACCGGCGTCGTCGGATCCATGTACCTGGTAATCGCGTCGGCATCGGGGGCGGGCTTTCTCGTGTTGGCGCTGCGCCTGGCCAGGTCCGAAGGGATAGAGGGTGCCAAGTCCTTGTACCTCTATTCGATCGCCTATCTGGCGGCGGTGTTTCTGGGCGCGATGCTGGACGTTCTGGCGGGCGGCTTTCTCGCCGCCTGA
- a CDS encoding VOC family protein, whose amino-acid sequence MELGAFSISLAVADIDASRRFYEHFGFKVIGGDRDANWQILRNGDHTIGLFEGMFEENILTFNPGWDRFGQELDSFADVRQIQHRLKDAGVDLISEVDPEGSGPGSLMAIDPDGNPILIDQHR is encoded by the coding sequence ATGGAGCTCGGGGCGTTTTCGATCAGCCTCGCCGTCGCCGACATCGACGCGTCACGGAGGTTCTACGAACACTTCGGGTTCAAGGTGATCGGCGGTGACCGGGATGCGAATTGGCAGATCCTGCGCAACGGCGATCACACGATCGGGCTGTTCGAAGGCATGTTCGAGGAGAACATCCTCACCTTCAACCCGGGATGGGACCGGTTCGGCCAGGAGTTGGACTCGTTTGCGGACGTGCGGCAGATCCAGCACCGCCTGAAGGACGCCGGCGTGGACCTTATCAGCGAGGTCGACCCGGAAGGATCTGGCCCGGGCAGCCTGATGGCGATCGATCCGGATGGGAATCCGATCCTCATCGACCAGCATCGCTAG
- a CDS encoding trypsin-like serine protease, producing MPRPVRRHRSFARRQTRTSKGTYTFGQRFRPSIGVPPALFAYRLNLPPAATVPAFRRPPGRRPGQRRLLRMLRIGLLAAFLALAVQSAPGAGAQTLDYPIAEGWFFTQGATDTPDPQDGFAVIDDGQARFWSAFQDNGGVAAVGYPISRRFVWDGFTTQVMQKAVFQWRPESGSTAFVNVFDDLTGRGHDAALAKLLVPETETFADEGSLNFSEIVRKRIALLEVEPQLLATYQSVPDPLLTYGLPTSRVREYEGLRSIRLQRAVLQLWTSDFPWASAGTVTVANGGDLAKQVGMFAGAPLQPERADRYVTPGTFISEPPEMPVVDVVAGARAAVVRIEGTTGSGSGFVIDPEGHILTNAHVVERVGEMEVVLEDGSRWEPELIGIDSARDIALLKVNPDSPLPFLSLATNVRAGESVVALGFPLGLQGGLTVTTGIISSLERVLDDVIHLQTDAAINPGNSGGPLLNLRGQVVGMNTSGIPSRLAQGIGFAIRHDELANRLPELLSGRLAPSTQSPPTNETTPSGASDFGPASGTLNHDPDDGFIKGVAAGFDAADFVIEATFFNPYSAAAGGFDYGFKFRDAGGNAFFLIVTSDASWRLFYGDDPPRTLVGEGRMPRFRDGVGESNHLSVIAVGESGWLFGNGELVAGLELDAVTGAGDVAAISGYYNRHQVAGAATRFESFAGRGLQPHFDSGAGMLERVDDDKIAVLQSGAFARDLVAEAEVPLPTETDWDAGFIFRNSQSDRFEMVALDGDGEVFHYTRTTGEDRFDRLGTGQAPEPVEGQVNRRLQLIATGSSGWFFVDGKLALELDLSHNLDRGFIALAGGIISGNRNLEEFDSFRVFTP from the coding sequence ATGCCAAGACCGGTCCGGCGTCATCGGTCGTTTGCCCGCCGGCAAACCCGAACCAGCAAAGGTACGTATACATTTGGGCAGCGTTTTCGGCCGTCGATTGGTGTCCCGCCCGCATTGTTTGCATACAGGTTGAACCTGCCGCCAGCTGCAACCGTGCCGGCCTTTCGGCGCCCGCCGGGCCGGCGGCCTGGCCAACGCCGATTGCTGCGGATGCTCCGGATCGGCTTGCTGGCGGCGTTTTTGGCACTGGCCGTCCAGTCCGCGCCCGGCGCCGGCGCCCAGACGCTCGATTACCCGATCGCGGAGGGCTGGTTCTTTACCCAGGGCGCGACCGATACGCCGGACCCGCAGGACGGATTCGCGGTAATTGACGACGGCCAGGCCCGATTCTGGAGCGCGTTCCAGGATAACGGCGGGGTGGCCGCGGTCGGTTATCCGATCTCGCGCCGGTTCGTCTGGGACGGATTCACCACCCAGGTAATGCAGAAAGCGGTCTTCCAGTGGCGTCCCGAATCCGGCAGCACGGCGTTCGTGAACGTCTTCGACGACCTCACGGGCCGGGGCCACGACGCGGCGCTGGCGAAACTGCTGGTTCCCGAGACCGAAACGTTCGCCGACGAAGGTTCGCTCAACTTCAGCGAGATCGTCCGGAAGCGGATCGCGTTGCTGGAAGTTGAACCGCAACTGCTGGCGACCTACCAATCGGTGCCCGATCCGCTGCTCACCTACGGACTGCCGACCTCCCGGGTGCGCGAGTACGAGGGACTTCGCTCCATTCGCTTGCAACGCGCGGTGCTGCAACTCTGGACCAGCGATTTCCCGTGGGCCAGCGCCGGTACGGTGACGGTCGCCAACGGCGGCGACCTTGCCAAGCAGGTCGGGATGTTTGCCGGCGCGCCACTGCAACCCGAACGAGCCGACCGCTACGTGACGCCCGGGACGTTTATCTCCGAACCCCCGGAGATGCCGGTGGTCGACGTGGTAGCGGGAGCCCGCGCCGCGGTGGTGCGCATCGAGGGGACTACCGGATCAGGTTCGGGATTCGTGATCGATCCCGAGGGCCACATCCTCACCAATGCCCACGTGGTGGAGCGCGTGGGCGAAATGGAAGTCGTTCTCGAGGACGGCAGCCGCTGGGAACCCGAACTGATCGGAATCGACTCGGCCCGCGATATCGCATTGCTAAAAGTCAACCCCGATTCGCCATTGCCTTTCCTGTCCCTGGCCACGAACGTCCGCGCCGGGGAGTCGGTCGTGGCGCTGGGTTTCCCGCTTGGACTCCAGGGCGGACTGACGGTGACCACCGGAATCATCTCGTCGCTCGAACGCGTCCTCGACGATGTGATCCACCTGCAGACCGACGCGGCGATCAATCCGGGCAACAGCGGCGGACCGCTGCTGAACCTGCGTGGCCAGGTCGTGGGCATGAACACGTCCGGGATTCCCTCGCGGTTGGCCCAGGGGATCGGATTCGCAATTCGCCACGACGAACTGGCCAATCGCCTGCCGGAGCTGCTGTCCGGGCGACTGGCCCCCAGCACGCAATCGCCGCCGACCAACGAGACCACTCCATCAGGAGCTTCAGATTTCGGTCCCGCCAGCGGGACGCTGAATCACGATCCCGATGATGGTTTCATCAAAGGCGTCGCAGCCGGCTTCGACGCGGCCGACTTCGTTATCGAGGCCACCTTCTTCAATCCCTACAGCGCGGCGGCCGGCGGATTCGACTACGGATTCAAGTTCCGTGACGCCGGCGGCAATGCCTTTTTCCTGATCGTCACTTCCGACGCCTCCTGGCGCCTCTTCTACGGCGACGACCCGCCGCGGACGTTAGTCGGCGAGGGCCGCATGCCGCGGTTCCGCGACGGCGTGGGCGAATCGAACCACCTGAGCGTGATTGCGGTCGGCGAAAGCGGGTGGCTATTCGGCAACGGGGAGCTGGTCGCCGGATTGGAGCTGGACGCCGTGACCGGAGCCGGCGACGTGGCGGCGATTTCCGGTTACTACAACCGCCACCAAGTGGCTGGCGCGGCGACGCGGTTTGAGAGCTTTGCCGGGCGCGGCCTGCAACCGCACTTCGATTCCGGCGCCGGGATGCTGGAAAGGGTTGATGACGACAAGATCGCGGTGCTGCAGAGCGGTGCTTTTGCCCGCGACCTGGTCGCCGAAGCGGAAGTTCCCCTGCCGACCGAAACCGACTGGGACGCCGGATTCATATTTAGAAATTCCCAGTCCGACCGGTTTGAAATGGTTGCCCTGGACGGAGACGGCGAGGTCTTCCACTACACGCGCACTACCGGCGAGGATCGTTTCGATCGGCTCGGCACCGGTCAGGCGCCCGAACCCGTAGAGGGCCAGGTAAACCGTCGGCTGCAGCTCATTGCGACCGGGTCCTCGGGTTGGTTCTTTGTCGATGGGAAACTGGCCCTGGAACTCGACTTAAGCCACAACCTGGATCGTGGCTTCATCGCCCTGGCTGGTGGGATCATCAGCGGCAACCGCAATCTTGAAGAGTTCGACAGCTTCCGCGTGTTCACGCCTTAA
- a CDS encoding cupin domain-containing protein, producing MSDVELRKPEVLVVREHEREIEIASGAMTRIAGVSEALTGAKGIHLAEALIPPGRCSTAHYHSNCESAIYVSAGEGLMLSGHDLEIEEVIGPGDMIYIPPGAAHQPVNTSDDQPLRLIVARNTPVELVVEMDGKGRTDC from the coding sequence ATGTCTGACGTTGAGTTGCGGAAACCCGAAGTGCTCGTCGTGCGCGAGCACGAGCGGGAGATCGAGATCGCCTCGGGCGCCATGACCCGGATAGCCGGGGTATCGGAAGCGCTGACCGGGGCCAAGGGGATACACCTGGCCGAAGCGTTGATCCCGCCCGGTCGCTGCTCCACCGCCCACTACCACAGCAATTGCGAGTCGGCGATTTACGTGTCCGCAGGCGAAGGTCTGATGCTCTCCGGCCACGATCTCGAAATCGAGGAGGTCATCGGCCCCGGCGACATGATCTACATCCCTCCCGGCGCCGCGCACCAACCGGTCAACACCAGCGACGACCAGCCGCTGCGGCTCATCGTTGCCCGCAACACGCCGGTCGAACTGGTCGTGGAAATGGACGGCAAGGGCCGGACCGATTGTTGA
- a CDS encoding hydantoinase/carbamoylase family amidase → MQLAEIGATPGGGVNRPALSDVEIAARQVLLAWARQSGLTAFHDPIANLFLRLEGSDPDAAPVLAGSHIDSQPTGGKFDGAFGVLAALEAVTAMAAGGLRPRRSIEVVAWTNEEGSRFAPGLMGSEAFAGLRPLEKILAVTDAEGETVRESVARILAADAGVESRPLGFPIHAFIEPHIEQGPVLEREDVPIGVVSGMQGSRRFRVTVSGNASHAGTTPRGDRRDAVLAAARMITDLAALMDEPQDLMFTVGLLNVSPNAPSVVAEEAYFSIDLRHPVNAVLADLGDAIAGCCERARGPCAVSVGEIASTPSIEFPVSMQRRLSTAAERLGLAWHSVYSLAGHDARNLHAVCESGMIFVPCRDGVSHNESESAEPGHLVAGARVLADALWGLADGD, encoded by the coding sequence ATGCAGCTCGCCGAGATCGGCGCAACGCCAGGCGGCGGCGTTAACCGACCGGCGTTGTCCGACGTCGAGATCGCCGCCCGCCAGGTACTGCTGGCCTGGGCTCGGCAGTCCGGATTGACCGCCTTTCACGATCCGATCGCAAACCTTTTTCTGCGCCTTGAGGGAAGCGACCCGGATGCCGCGCCGGTGCTCGCCGGATCGCACATCGATTCGCAGCCCACCGGCGGCAAGTTCGACGGTGCGTTTGGAGTTCTGGCGGCGCTTGAAGCGGTAACTGCGATGGCCGCAGGTGGATTGCGGCCGCGGCGGTCCATCGAAGTCGTGGCCTGGACCAACGAGGAGGGTTCGCGATTCGCCCCGGGATTGATGGGGTCAGAGGCGTTCGCCGGTTTGCGCCCGCTGGAGAAAATTCTGGCCGTGACCGACGCCGAAGGTGAGACGGTCCGGGAATCAGTTGCGCGGATCCTGGCCGCCGACGCCGGGGTCGAATCGAGGCCGCTGGGGTTCCCGATTCATGCTTTCATCGAACCCCACATCGAACAGGGGCCGGTCCTGGAGCGCGAGGACGTGCCGATCGGCGTGGTGAGCGGGATGCAGGGCAGCCGCCGGTTTCGGGTAACCGTTTCCGGGAATGCGTCCCATGCCGGCACGACCCCGCGGGGGGACCGCCGCGACGCGGTCCTCGCGGCGGCGAGGATGATTACCGACCTTGCTGCACTGATGGACGAACCCCAGGACTTGATGTTCACGGTCGGCCTGCTGAACGTTAGTCCGAACGCACCGTCGGTTGTGGCGGAAGAGGCCTATTTTTCGATCGACCTGCGGCATCCCGTGAACGCGGTGCTGGCCGACCTCGGAGATGCCATCGCCGGTTGCTGCGAGCGCGCTCGCGGTCCCTGCGCGGTCAGCGTGGGCGAGATTGCCAGCACGCCCTCGATCGAGTTTCCCGTCAGCATGCAGCGGCGGCTGAGCACGGCCGCCGAACGCCTGGGGCTGGCCTGGCACAGCGTCTATTCGCTGGCCGGTCACGATGCCCGGAACCTTCACGCCGTTTGCGAAAGCGGCATGATATTCGTCCCATGCCGCGACGGCGTCAGCCACAACGAATCCGAATCGGCCGAACCCGGGCATCTTGTCGCCGGTGCCCGGGTCCTGGCCGACGCGCTCTGGGGTCTGGCCGACGGCGACTGA
- a CDS encoding SDR family oxidoreductase — MTQLQGKVAVITGATGGIGRAAARRFVEAGAKLTLVDLDEDALRSLVESLGPGNANFCAADVTDPAQTKAYVDAATGRWQGIDVLLANAGIEGPVALISEYADEDFDRVLSVNVRGVFLGLKHVFPVMRRGGGGSVVITSSTAGVSGSAGMSGYSVSKHAVIGLARTAAIEGAAHGIRVNTVNPAPIQTRMMRSIEHMRAEADSGPRETAEQARERMQSRIPLGRYGRPKEVARLMAFLASDQASFCTGGIYMVDGGWTLGQAPADSANQAGSE; from the coding sequence TTGACCCAGCTGCAGGGAAAGGTCGCCGTGATCACCGGAGCGACCGGAGGGATAGGCCGGGCCGCGGCGCGCCGGTTCGTTGAAGCCGGAGCAAAACTCACCCTGGTCGACCTGGACGAGGATGCGCTCCGGAGCCTGGTCGAGTCGCTGGGTCCCGGTAACGCCAACTTCTGCGCCGCCGACGTGACCGACCCCGCGCAGACCAAGGCGTACGTTGACGCTGCCACCGGGCGATGGCAGGGCATAGACGTCCTGCTGGCCAACGCCGGGATCGAAGGGCCGGTTGCCCTCATTTCCGAATATGCGGACGAGGATTTCGACCGGGTCCTGTCGGTCAACGTGCGCGGCGTGTTCCTGGGGCTTAAGCACGTGTTTCCGGTCATGCGTCGCGGCGGCGGCGGCAGCGTCGTGATCACGTCGTCGACGGCCGGCGTCAGCGGATCGGCAGGCATGTCGGGCTATTCGGTCAGCAAGCACGCGGTCATAGGTCTCGCCCGCACTGCGGCGATCGAGGGGGCCGCTCACGGAATCCGGGTCAATACGGTGAATCCGGCCCCGATCCAGACCAGGATGATGCGCTCGATCGAGCACATGCGGGCGGAGGCAGATAGCGGACCGCGGGAAACCGCCGAGCAGGCCCGGGAGCGTATGCAGTCCCGGATCCCGCTGGGCCGGTACGGCAGACCCAAGGAAGTGGCGCGGCTCATGGCGTTCCTGGCCAGCGATCAGGCCAGCTTCTGCACCGGCGGCATCTACATGGTCGACGGCGGCTGGACGCTTGGCCAAGCTCCCGCGGATTCGGCCAATCAGGCCGGTTCGGAGTAA
- a CDS encoding DUF805 domain-containing protein, protein MTLVDSIRTCFQKYFDFSGRASRSEFWWFFLCATIAQWVVGIFLPGILFLLLVSPFLAVSARRLHDTGRSAWWLLSYLVSGVAIIVLAVAGFVLAFAGEDIFSEFDFEDAEFVTLAVILLFGLLAGLAASLLPLVLCALPGTVGPNRFGDDPLSPPPESGTVDLPPIDPVAHAPPIEREADKPRFCAQCGSSLDPGAKFCASCGAAV, encoded by the coding sequence GTGACGCTGGTTGACTCGATTCGGACTTGCTTCCAGAAGTACTTTGATTTCAGCGGCAGAGCTTCGCGGTCCGAATTCTGGTGGTTCTTCCTCTGCGCAACCATTGCCCAGTGGGTAGTGGGCATTTTTCTGCCCGGGATCCTATTCCTGCTTCTGGTTTCACCGTTTCTGGCGGTGTCGGCCCGCCGCCTGCATGACACCGGCCGTTCGGCCTGGTGGCTGTTGTCGTATTTGGTATCGGGTGTAGCGATCATCGTTCTGGCGGTAGCGGGGTTCGTGCTGGCGTTCGCTGGGGAAGATATCTTCTCGGAATTTGATTTCGAGGACGCCGAGTTCGTGACCCTGGCGGTGATTCTTCTCTTCGGCCTGCTGGCCGGCTTGGCCGCATCTTTGCTGCCCCTGGTGCTCTGTGCCCTCCCGGGGACGGTCGGACCCAACCGCTTTGGCGACGACCCGCTGTCTCCGCCTCCCGAATCCGGCACCGTGGATTTGCCCCCGATCGACCCGGTAGCGCACGCTCCACCGATCGAACGAGAGGCTGACAAACCCCGATTTTGCGCCCAGTGCGGGTCGAGCCTGGACCCCGGTGCAAAGTTCTGCGCCAGCTGTGGCGCGGCCGTTTAG
- a CDS encoding pyridoxal phosphate-dependent aminotransferase, whose protein sequence is MIERRNRHFDELVSRRELRWLGQNTNHFQPHPAVREAMLKCIDSGEFHLYAPPLGLEALRRGILADLGVGAGFSVLVTDGAIEGLYHACRTLIGSGDQMLFTDPGWLWPRRFAASAGATVSEIPIYDRSAGFRLCPDRLRAAITPRTRLVYLVDPSNPLGSVQSEDELREIAEVCRAARSILIHDCTYRHFAARHSLAAEHYPEGTITTYSFSKWLGIAGLRLGALVASPEMIARLAEAPPNNLGASVLAQRAALAGLQHKAEWFPAVHKAQLANQASIKNAVDAIPGLALTVYPSNGNFVCIDVSGASIAPDRLCEYYLERNVLIRQARYHTDRFAERFVKVGTTVPSEWIAEFCNHLDEAVARCRGKVAASELF, encoded by the coding sequence GTGATTGAGCGCCGCAATCGCCATTTCGACGAGCTGGTCTCGCGCCGTGAACTCAGATGGCTGGGTCAGAACACCAACCATTTCCAGCCCCATCCGGCCGTTCGGGAGGCGATGCTCAAATGCATAGATTCGGGCGAATTCCATCTTTACGCGCCGCCGCTCGGGCTTGAGGCCCTGCGCCGGGGCATCCTCGCCGATCTCGGAGTCGGTGCCGGATTCTCAGTGCTGGTCACCGACGGGGCGATCGAAGGCCTCTACCACGCGTGCCGAACGCTGATCGGGTCCGGCGACCAAATGCTGTTCACCGACCCGGGCTGGCTCTGGCCGCGCCGCTTCGCCGCCAGCGCCGGCGCCACGGTCTCGGAAATTCCGATCTACGACCGGTCGGCCGGGTTCAGGCTCTGTCCCGACCGGTTGCGCGCGGCAATCACGCCCCGGACCCGCCTGGTCTACCTGGTCGATCCCAGCAACCCGCTCGGGTCGGTCCAGTCAGAAGACGAATTGAGGGAAATTGCCGAAGTCTGCCGCGCCGCCAGATCGATCCTGATCCACGACTGCACCTACCGCCACTTCGCCGCCCGGCATTCGCTCGCCGCCGAGCACTACCCAGAAGGAACGATCACGACCTACAGCTTTTCCAAATGGCTCGGCATCGCCGGACTGCGCCTCGGCGCCCTGGTGGCGTCGCCGGAAATGATTGCGCGGTTGGCCGAGGCGCCGCCGAACAATCTGGGCGCATCGGTCCTGGCGCAGCGCGCCGCGCTGGCCGGACTGCAGCACAAGGCGGAGTGGTTTCCCGCGGTCCATAAAGCACAGCTTGCCAACCAGGCCTCGATCAAGAACGCGGTCGATGCAATTCCGGGCCTGGCATTGACCGTTTACCCATCCAACGGCAACTTCGTCTGCATTGACGTGAGCGGAGCGTCGATCGCGCCCGACCGGCTGTGCGAGTACTACCTCGAGCGCAACGTCCTCATTCGCCAGGCAAGGTATCACACGGACCGCTTCGCCGAGCGATTCGTAAAGGTGGGCACCACGGTGCCGAGCGAATGGATCGCCGAGTTCTGTAATCACCTCGATGAAGCGGTCGCGCGATGCCGGGGGAAAGTCGCCGCCAGCGAGTTGTTCTGA
- a CDS encoding alpha/beta hydrolase, with protein MPFATTDDGVRLYYESEGCGDPLVFVHEFAGSYWSWEPQVSAFAGRYRCITYAARGYPPSDVPPSVEAYSQARAADDIVAVLGAAGAEPAHLVGLSMGGFAVLHAAIRHPGMVRSLVVAGTGYGAEKEHEEYFREVSELVAGGFERGAAEFAPVYAEGASRVQFQGKDPRGWRTFAERLARHSELGAANTMRGVQARRPSLYDLEADLGAIAAPTLIVSGDEDDHCLQPGIFLKRTIPACGLAVLPKTGHTINLEEPELFNRLLAGFLASVEAGGWRERDPRADPNQIMRTS; from the coding sequence ATTCCGTTCGCCACCACCGACGACGGTGTCCGCCTCTACTACGAATCAGAAGGCTGCGGCGATCCGTTGGTTTTCGTGCACGAATTCGCCGGCAGCTACTGGAGCTGGGAACCCCAGGTATCAGCGTTCGCGGGGCGCTATCGCTGCATCACCTACGCGGCCCGCGGCTACCCGCCCTCGGACGTACCGCCAAGCGTAGAAGCCTACTCGCAGGCACGGGCGGCCGACGATATCGTCGCCGTCCTGGGCGCCGCCGGCGCCGAACCGGCTCACCTGGTTGGGTTGTCGATGGGTGGATTCGCGGTTCTGCACGCCGCCATTCGGCATCCCGGCATGGTCCGCTCGCTGGTCGTGGCGGGAACCGGCTACGGCGCCGAAAAGGAGCACGAAGAGTACTTCCGCGAAGTTTCGGAATTGGTGGCCGGCGGGTTCGAACGCGGCGCGGCTGAATTTGCCCCCGTTTACGCCGAGGGAGCTTCGCGCGTCCAGTTCCAGGGAAAGGATCCGCGCGGCTGGCGGACATTCGCCGAGCGGCTGGCCAGGCACTCGGAGCTGGGAGCGGCCAACACGATGCGCGGCGTCCAGGCCCGGCGGCCCTCGCTTTACGACCTCGAAGCAGATCTCGGGGCAATCGCGGCCCCGACTTTGATCGTCAGCGGGGATGAAGACGACCACTGCCTCCAGCCGGGGATTTTCCTGAAGCGAACGATCCCCGCTTGCGGACTGGCCGTGTTGCCCAAGACCGGGCATACGATAAACCTCGAGGAGCCCGAGCTCTTCAACCGCCTGCTGGCGGGATTCCTCGCCTCGGTCGAGGCGGGCGGCTGGCGGGAACGCGACCCGCGCGCCGATCCCAACCAGATCATGCGCACTTCGTGA
- a CDS encoding SDR family oxidoreductase has translation MDLQLAGRRALITGASQGIGEGLAEAFAREGVNLLLVARNEVRLLAVKTRLSESYGVAVEILPGDLTAPGVIDAIAAVAGDVDILVNNAGSIPGGNLESVSEASWREGWDLKVYGYINLTRTIYPIMRDRGGGVIVNNIGNAGQVYDPDYVAGTSGNASLMAFTRALGGRSLDDGIRVVGVNPGPVETERIYKLLRRRALDLYGDESQFTRLLERYPLNRPATVPEVVDLMVFLASDRSGYTSGTIVTVDGGISSRHSII, from the coding sequence TTGGATCTTCAGTTAGCTGGCCGGCGGGCGCTTATTACCGGCGCTTCGCAGGGAATCGGCGAGGGGCTCGCCGAAGCTTTCGCGCGCGAGGGCGTGAACCTTCTGCTAGTCGCCCGGAACGAGGTCCGCCTGCTGGCGGTAAAGACCCGGTTGAGCGAAAGCTACGGGGTGGCGGTCGAAATCCTACCGGGCGATCTGACCGCGCCCGGGGTCATAGACGCGATCGCTGCGGTTGCGGGCGACGTTGACATATTGGTGAACAATGCCGGCAGCATCCCGGGCGGGAACCTGGAATCCGTCAGTGAAGCCTCCTGGCGCGAGGGGTGGGATCTCAAGGTGTACGGCTACATCAATCTGACCCGGACGATTTACCCGATCATGCGCGACCGTGGTGGCGGCGTCATCGTCAACAACATCGGCAATGCCGGCCAGGTTTACGACCCCGACTACGTGGCCGGAACCTCCGGCAACGCCAGCCTGATGGCGTTCACCCGGGCGCTCGGCGGACGCAGCCTGGATGACGGGATCCGTGTCGTCGGCGTAAACCCGGGTCCGGTCGAAACCGAGCGGATCTACAAGCTCCTGCGGCGCCGCGCGCTTGACCTGTACGGCGACGAAAGCCAGTTCACCCGCCTGCTGGAACGCTATCCGCTGAACCGACCGGCAACCGTTCCCGAGGTCGTCGACCTGATGGTTTTTCTCGCCTCGGACCGCTCGGGGTACACGTCGGGCACGATCGTCACGGTCGACGGCGGCATCAGCTCGCGCCACTCGATCATCTAG
- a CDS encoding creatininase family protein gives MENSHRFENLTWPEVNDAVANGLIPVLPVGTVEQHGPHLPLKMDLWSADSVVDEAARRRPDRLLAMPVIPYGYTTHVMDFPGSITVHHETFIRYVVDVIKSVAYHGFKKVIVVNGHGSNVPPLDLAARRAMIETDAVVSMTSWWSLVTVDPGFAAQWRESEFPGGCAHACELETSLALRLDESMVRKDLVESHQTWTNAQGSKFESVDIFGFGPVAVTGWTSTYTETGVCGSAELATREKGELLFEEAVSRLAEWGDEFHARQYPARTDHHAAPPSIPVPG, from the coding sequence ATGGAAAACTCGCACCGATTCGAAAACCTGACCTGGCCGGAGGTCAACGACGCAGTCGCCAACGGCCTGATTCCAGTCCTGCCGGTCGGCACGGTTGAACAGCACGGCCCGCACCTGCCCCTGAAGATGGACCTATGGTCGGCCGATTCGGTGGTTGACGAAGCTGCGCGGCGCCGGCCCGACCGGCTACTGGCGATGCCGGTCATCCCCTACGGTTACACGACCCATGTGATGGACTTCCCCGGCAGCATCACGGTCCACCACGAAACTTTCATCCGCTACGTCGTCGATGTGATCAAGAGCGTCGCCTACCACGGATTCAAAAAAGTGATCGTCGTCAACGGTCACGGCTCCAACGTTCCGCCGCTGGACTTGGCCGCCAGGCGGGCAATGATTGAAACCGACGCCGTGGTATCGATGACCAGCTGGTGGTCGCTCGTGACGGTCGATCCGGGCTTCGCGGCCCAGTGGCGGGAATCGGAATTCCCGGGCGGCTGCGCGCACGCATGCGAACTGGAAACATCCCTCGCGCTGCGATTGGATGAGTCCATGGTTCGGAAGGACTTGGTCGAGAGCCACCAGACGTGGACCAACGCCCAGGGATCCAAGTTCGAATCGGTCGACATTTTCGGATTCGGGCCCGTCGCGGTAACGGGCTGGACAAGCACATACACGGAAACGGGCGTATGCGGGTCGGCCGAGTTGGCGACCCGAGAAAAAGGAGAACTGCTTTTCGAGGAGGCAGTTTCCAGGTTGGCCGAGTGGGGAGACGAGTTTCATGCTCGCCAGTACCCGGCCAGGACCGACCATCACGCCGCACCGCCGTCGATTCCGGTTCCCGGCTAG